Below is a genomic region from Flavobacterium ginsengisoli.
CACATTCTATTCCGGCAGGACAGGCGACTTGATTTGAAGGGGCTTTACCTGTAGTTTGTTTGTTTTTAAGGGCTAAGGTAAGAACACCATTTTCAATAAGTCTATTGTTTTCGAACTTAGCAGTTTTTACAAAACCCTTTTTTAAATCCCACCCTACTATATAGCCATTAAAAGAAGGACTATTAATTGATAAATTATCTGCATCTGGATATATTTCAAAGACCATCGCTTCGTAATTGTTTTCGGATAGTTTATAAATATACAATTTTTGTTCCCAAAGCTCTGTTTGATCTTTTTTTACTTCAATTATAGGAACTATAATTGTTTGTGTTCCATCTTTTGAATTTGTAATTTCTGCATCATTCCAATTGTAATTTAAGTTCTTAAGTAAAGCAAAATTTTCACCTTTTGCTTCATAGTTTTTAAACCATACTTTGGCAGATTGCATAATTTTAGCATCTGTCTGTCCTACATCATTGTCATCTTTTTGACACTTGATAGAAGTAGCAAGAATTAAAAAGACAATCATAAATCTTGCGGCATTCTTAATTTTTCTTCTCATATTTTGGCATTTAAAGGTTAATATTCTATGCAACTATTTAGGATTATAGATGTAATTATAATGATAAAATATAAGAAAAAGATTATTTTTATGGTTTTATTTGTTAAATAATGTAATATTTATTTTATAAATTTATTTTATTTAGATAAAATAATGCGAGAAGTCTAGGAAAGAAGTATAGGTATCTTACTAAATACTTTTGTTTTGATATTTTGATATCAATTGGAAATCATCAGTACGAATAAAAAAGGGAATTTTAAAGATGAATGTCATTTTACAATTTAGGCGATAATAATAGGCGCCTTAGATGTTATTAAAATATCAATTGGAAAAAGAAATTCTATCGCAAGACGCAAAAATTGTTTCACGATAAACAAAAAGCCCGATTCGTTTAGAAATCGGGCTTTTGTATTAAATGGCAAGAAGTGCTTTTCAAGTTACTTTTTCTTGAGTTATTTGTGTCAATTTTAATTTCTGCAGAGCAATATTATTCTTCTATGTTTTTTTTATCTTTTGTTTTTGAAGTTCTTCAGAGAATGAGGTTGTTGCGATTTTTGTTTTCCAAAGACAACGAATAAGTCGGCAGGAATGTTTCGCGTGGAACTTGTAATGGCTGAAAGAAATATTCAGGCCAATTCCAAATTTGATTCAATCAGAAAAAGGCAAAAAAAAATCCTGTTCGAAAGAACAGGATTAAAAGTATTTTATAGGTTTTCTACCAGAATCCAAGCTTGTGGATTTTCGCCTTTTTGTATTTCTTTTTGAGCTTGTTCAGCTTCTTTCATTGTAGCATAACTTCCGTACAAAACAGGAAATAAACCGTGTTTGTTTTCTTTGAGCATTCTCGCTTTGAAACCATCTTTAATTAGTTGGTTATAAGCTTTTCTAGCATTTTGCTCACTTCTAAACGCGCCTGCCATAATGTGATATGGCATTGTTGGTTCAACAGTTTCGACAGCAGTAGAATCTACTGAAAGAGTTACAGCTGGAAGCGGACTTTTGATAAAGAAAGTTGCTTCTTGAATTTTGTTTTGTACTTTTTTCTGAACAGCTTGTTCTACAACAAGTGTTTGATTGTCAATTTGATTTTGGTACAAAGGATAACCAATGCTTCCTGTAATTCCAAGTCCTAAAACAAGAATTGCAGGCATAACGTAAGAATCGATTTGAAGATTTGGTTTCTTCTTCATTTTCGTATAATAAAGTGGCATCTTTTTCTTTTGCTCGCAATCTTTTCGATCTTTTTCTCGAAAACCTCTTTTTTCACCATCGGAGAAACAAAAGGACTTAATCCAAAAGAAGTCGCCAAATAATTGGTCTGATCGTTTGGTCTGAAAATTATATTGCTTTCTGAATTTAAGCGCAATTCTCCAATATTTTTTAAAAGGATTACGCCACCTTCTTCCAAAGTTTTTTTCCAATTTAAAACCTCAAAAGCAATTGCGCTAACTGCAAAACCGTAAGATGTTTTCTCAGCTTGAGCAATATGATTTGCTAACAAACCGTCGTTATTTTTGATACGACTGTTGAAAGAAATGGTTTTTTTTGGAGGAAAAAACGAATTAGTGCTTTCATTCAGTTGCGCTGAGTGAGTTTCGGTTAAAAATGCACCAAATCCTGGAACCGTTACACACTGATAACGATACAATAACTGTGAGATATATACTTCGATTTTCATACTAACAAAGTTATGCATCGTGTATAGTTATCAAAATTTTATTCACAATTTTTATTAACAATTCAGAATTATTTTTATACAATTCGTTTTCAAATATTTAGCTCTTTAGTTTCTGTGTGTGGGTTTCGTTTTAGAAAAATTAGATTATATTTTAACAAGAAATAACTTTGTTTTAATGATATTTGCGATTCAAAAAATCAAAATTATTTTTTCTATTTTACATAATGTTTTAAAAAGATGACCGATCAGGATTTATTTAGTTTACTTGCCTTGTTGAAAGTTGATGGAGTGGGTGATATTTTAGGCAAAAAACTGCTCCACTCTTTTGGATCGGCTTCAGACATTTTTAAAGCCAAAAATTCTCAGCTGGCGGCGGTTGACGGTATTGGATCTGTTTTGTTGAAGAATTTGAAGGACAAAACAATATTTGAAAGGGCGGAGAAAGAATTATTGTTCATTAAAAACAATACTATTCAGGTTTCTTTTTTTCAAGATGAAAGCTATCCAGAAAGACTTAAACATTGTTTTGATGCTCCAATTTTGCTTTTTACAGCAGGAAACATAGATCTTAAAAACAGAAAAATAATTAGTATTGTTGGCACTCGACAAATCACTTCTTACGGAACCGATTTCTGCAAAAAGTTGATTGAAGAAATAGCTCCGTTAGATCCAGTAATTGTGAGCGGGTTTGCGTATGGTGTTGATATTGTAGCACATCAAGCGGCTATAGATTATAATTTGCAAACAATTGGCGTTTTGGCTCATGGCCTGAATCAAATTTATCCTCGATCGCATAAAAAATACATGGCAAAAATGGAGGAGAATGGTGGATTTATAACAGAGTTTTGGAGTGATTCAAATCCCGATAAAGAAAAATTTGTTCGTAGAAACCGTATTGTTGCTGGTATGACTGAAGCAACAATTGTAATTGAATCTGCCGATAGAGGAGGATCTTTGATTACTGCAAATATGGCAAATGAGTACAATCGTGATGTTTTTGCTGTGCCTGGGAGAGTCACCGATAAATACAGTCAAGGTTGTAATAATTTGATTAAAACTCAGAAAGCGAACGTACTGACAAGTGCAGCAGATTTAATCTATATGCTAAATTGGGATATTAAAGAAAATCCCAAAAGCATTCAGAAACAGCTTTTTGTAGAATTAGAAGCAGATGAACAAAAGATTTATGATTTTCTTCAAAAGGCTGGAAAAGAATTATTAGACATCATTGCAATAGAATGCGAAATTCCAATTTTTAAACTTTCTGGAATTCTCATAGGGATGGAATTAAAAGGAGTCATTAGGCCACTTCCTGGAAAACTTTTTGAGTCAATTTAACGCAGAAAATCTTATATTTATTTTTTTGTAAAATGTTTGTACAATCGGTATAAAATATAGATCGCCAATAATCCAAAAACGATGTTTAGGATTTGAAATACATACGGTGGAACATTATAATCTTCAATATACTTATCCATCTTTGTTTTTTTAAATGATTAATATACTTAAAGTTACAAAAAGTAAAAAGAACTTTAAAAGAAAAACGCTGACCATTTTAAAATGATCAGCGTTTTTTAAGAAACATTGTTTTGAAATTAAGATTTAGGATAATATTTAGAAATTTCAATAGAAAAAAGAACGCTTGTTATCTTCCATTTTCCATTAATCTTAATTAATTGCCAGTATTCTTCACCCCAATTTGTCATCGAATCTTCTGACCAAAAACTGTAATCGAATGTAACACTGGCAATAACATCGTCATTTTGAATAATTATCTTTTCAAACTTTTCCTCACTTTTTTTGCTTTGCAGAATAGATTGAATAAAGCTACTGTATGTGCCAGTAAAATAATTTTTTGTGATTGTTGGCTTAGCTTCGAGTCTTTTGGCTTGACTTTTTTCTTTGATTACACTAATCCAATTCACGGTTTCTTTAAAAAACAAACTATTAAAAGTTATAGAATCTTTTTTTGCGATACTTTGCATAAATGCATTTAGTATTTGATGTATTTCTTCTTGATCTTTTAATGTTTGTTGAGCAAAAGTAAAGTTTAAAGAAATGAATGATAATAAAATTGTAATTGCTGTTTTCATGTTTTTAAGATTTAATTTTTAGCATATAATTTTTAATTTTTGAAGAAGGTTTTTCTACTAAATATTTAATAAATAAGCTGATTATAATGCAGTTTATAAAACAGATGAGCAGAGCGATTTGTCCTTCGTTATCAATATTTAATTTTTGCAGAACTATTTGAGTTAAGTGAATAATTCCTTTGTGTGTGAGATAGATAGAAAAGGAAAGTGATGCGAGTTGAGTCGATAAAATCGATTTTGAATGGTATAAAAAGCAAGATTTTGAAATGGCAGACATTACAATCAATCCATAGCCAATTGAAACAGTTGTAAATCCAACCGTTGATGCTAATTGTGAAATTTGATTACTGCAAATCCAAAATGAAAAACCAACAATTATTAACCCAATTAAGAATAATTGATTGCCATATGAATTAACGAAATTTTTGAAACGCTTGGAATATTCATAGAAGAATGCAATACTAATTCCAATTGTTAAACCATCTAATCTGGTGTATGTTGGGTAATAAATTTTCATATACCAGATTCTCCATAAATCTGAGCTATTTAGGTTTGGAACTATTAGCAACTGCCATGAAATAATTCTTAAAGACAAAGTGAATAACAAGAGAAAAAGCAGAAAATATTTGATGTAGGATACTTTTTTGAATTTTAAAAATAACAGAAGAATTATGGGAAAAATTAAATAAAATTGCTCTTCTATGCATAAAGACCAAGCATGAGAAAATGTTCCAAAATGGAGAAGATCAAGTCCGATGTTTTGAGTAAAAGTGATAAACTTCCAAAATGGAGGCAGAGCTTCTTTTTCTCTAAAAAAAGGAAAAGTAAAATAAAGAAACAGGGTTAAAGCATAAGCCGGAATGATTCTGAAAAAGCGTTTGATATAAAACTCTTTGAAGCGAATGTTGCTTGAGAATTTAAGTTGTTCAAAAAGCTGTTTTGAAATGAGAAACCCGCTAAGAACAAAAAATAAATCTACACCAGTCCAGCCAAATTGCCCATATTTATCAACCCAATCTGGATGTTGAAACATGCGATAATGATATAATAGAACCATTAAAATTGCTAAAGAGCGCAAATGATCTAGGCCAAGAAATTTTTCAGATGTTTGAGAATTCATTCGTTTTTTTCGGCAAAACTATAGCGAATTTTTTCAGATTTTTTAATGGTATTTGTAAAGTCAGTTTTGATGTTTGAATAACTTAAATTCATATTTCAATGACATTATTTGCAGTTCATCATCAAAATTAAGCTGTTTACAATCAACTTATAAAAAATGAACCCCAATTACCTATTTTTGAAGCATGATAAAGAGTAATTTAAACCATAACGTGAAGCAAAGTGTCGTCTTTCAGATTTGTTTTTGGCTTCTTTTTTTTTTAATTGGGGAAGCCAAAATTTATGCTGAATATGAGCATCCGCTTTTTTCTATGATCATTCCGTATGATTTGAGTCATTTGATTTTTCAAATATTATGTTCCAATTTTATTTATTTCTTTTTAATAAAAAAGATGTTCTATAAAAAGCATTATTTTTTATTTGTTATTTCAATAATTGCCTGTATTTATTTATTTTCTGTTTTAAATAGAATTTTTGCGATTTATGTTGCCGAACCTTTTTTTATAAATGAACCTCAAGACAATTTAATAAGTATTTTGACAGATTTGAGTTATTTGTTCTGCTATTACGTAGTTCCAATCGTGACGGCTTGTTTTGTTTTTGTTTCCGTAGCATTTATGTTTGATTTAAGGAACGAAAAACAATATTCGGTACAAATACTCAAAGAAAAGGCAGAATTAGAATTAAACGCCTTAAAAACGCAATTAAATCCACATTTTTTATTCAACACGCTAAATAATATTTATTCGCTTTCAATTATTGATTCTGATAAAACATCTGAGTCGATAAGCCGTCTTTCAAATATTTTGGATTATATCTTGTATAAAGGCCAGAAAAAATTAATTCCGATTTCTGATGAATTGAAAGTAATTCATGATTATGCCGAATTAGAAAAACTGAGATATGATTCTAGGTTAGAACTTAAAATTACGGAGGAAATTAGTGCTTTAAATCTTGTTCCGCCTTTATTGTTTTTATCTTTAGTAGAAAATGCTTTTAAGCATGGAGCAGGAAGCATTTCCGGAAATATTTTTATTTCAATTTTAATTAAAACGGATGCCGAAAAAACGATTTTTAAGATTGAGAATTCTTTTGTTCCGAAAGAAAATAACAATGAAAAAAGTTTAGGCTTAAAGATAATTCAGGAACAATTAAAAATTATTTACGGAGGTCGAAGTTCCAATTTAATTCAAAATCAAGACAATCTCTTTAGTGTAGAAATAATAATTCCAGCAAATGAAAATTAATTGTATTATAGTTGATGATGAACCACTTGCAATTAAACTTTTAGAAAATCATATTTCTAAAATAGAAGAATTGCATTTGGTTGGCACCGCTGGAAATGCTTTAGAGGCTTACAAATTGACAAAGTCTAAAACCGTTGATTTGGTTTTTTTAGATATTCAAATGCCAGATTTAACTGGAATAGATTTTTTGAAATCATTAAAAAACAGACCCAAAACTATATTTACAACCGCATACAGAGAATTTGCAATAGAAGGTTTTGAACTTGAAGCGGTTGATTATATATTGAAACCAATAACATTCGAACGCTTTTTTAAAGCTGTTGAGCGTGTTTTAAGGGAAAATACTGAAAGTAAAGAAGATGAATTTATATTGTTGAAATCAAAAGGACTTCAATATAAAATTTTACTCAAAATGATTTTATTTTTTGAAAGTCAGGCCAATGACGTCAAAGTGGTTTTAAAAGAAGGAAAACCAATCATTGCAAAATATAAAATAAGTGATTTGGAGGTTTTAGAATCGAAAGGTTTTTTGCGTGTTCACCGTTCTTTTTTAGTTAATTTAAAAGAAGTTAAAGCTTTTGGCAATACGGAGTTAATAATCGAAAATTATGCAATTCCAATTGGCAGAAGTTATAAGCAAAACTATGAAAAGTATAAAAGCCGTTTTTGAAATTAAATTTAAAAAAACCTAACAGATTTAAAATTCTGTTAGGTTTTATAAATTATTTTTGAAATCCTAAAATCTCTCTAACTTTTGCTAGAACACCATCGGCAATTACAGAAGCTTTTGCAGCCGCCTTTTTTCAATAAAGCATCTACTTCTTCGAGATTGTTGATGTAGTAATTATATTTCTCTCTTTCTGTTTTGAATTTTTCAGTAATCAATTCAAACAAAGCTTGTTTCGCATGACCATAACCATAGTTTCCACCTAAATAGTTTGCTCTCATTTGCGCAGTTTGCTCTTTATTTGCTAATAAAGAATAAATAGCAAAAGCGTTGCAAGTATCTGGATTTTTTGGTGCTTCAAGAGGTGTACTATCAGTTTCAATACTCATAACTTGTTTACGTAAAGTCTTATCATCCAAGAATATATTGATAATATTATTTGCAGATTTACTCATTTTTCCTCCGTTCGTTCCTGGAATCAACATGATGTTTTCTTGAATTTTTGCTTCAGGAAGAACAAATGTTTCACCCATTTGGTGATTGAAACGAGCCGCGACATCGCGAGTAATTTCTAAATGCTTGCAACTGATCTTTTCCAACAGGAACAAATTCAGCATCATATAATAAAATATCGGCAGCCATTAACATCGGATAAGTGAAAAGTCCAGCGTTAACATCGTCCAAACGATCCGCCTTATCTTTGAAAGAGTGCGCTAATGTTAATCTTTGAAACGGAAAAAAACAGCTTAAATACCAAGTCAATTCTGTAGTTTGAACCACATCAGATTGTCTGTAGAAAGTAACTTTTTCAGGATTTAAACCACAAGCAAGCCATGCAGCAGCAGTGCTATAAGTGTTTTCTCTTAAAGTTTTTCCGTCTTTAATTTGTGTGATTGAATGCAAATCGGCGATAAACAAATAAGATTCATTTGTTGGGTCGTTTGATAACTCGATTGCCGGAATAATTGCTCCTAATAAATTTCCTAAATGCGGTGTTCCTGTGCTTTGAACACCAGTAAGTATTTTTGCCATTCTCGTTTTTTCTGAAATGCAAATGTCGTGATGTTTTTTTTAACTACAAAGTTTGTAGTTTTTTAACGCAAAGAGCGCAAAGGGTTTTCGCAAAGTAAAGAAGTTTTAATTCTTTAAGAAATTGCTTTGCAATAAGTCCGCAAAGCTTTGTTTATAAAATATAAGAAAATATTTATAAATTTAACGTTTTTTAATTATGACAGAAAACGAAATATCAAATATTGTAATTGGACTAGCCATTGAAATTCATAAAAAACTTGGACCAGGATTATTGGAAAATGTTTATAAAGAATGTTTGTTTTATAAAATTAAGCAACGTGGACTTTTTGTTGAAAAAGAAAAATCTTTGCCGTTAGTTTTTGAAGAAGTTAAGCTAGATTGTGGATACCGCATTGATATACTTGCGGAAAACAAATTGTTAATCGAGATAAAAAGTGTGGAATCTCTTACTGTTAATCATTTAGCTCAAACATTAAGCTATTTAAGACTAGGAAATTTTAAACTTGGCTTACTCATAAATTTCAATGAAATTCTTTTAAAAAATGGTATTAGAAGAGTCGTTAACAATTTATAGATAGAGCTTTGCGAACTTATCGCAAAGCAAACCTTCACAATAATCGCTTCAAAAACTTTGCGAAAATCCTTTGCGTTCTTTGCGTTAAAATAAGCGATGACTAAGAAAAAATCTTTATAATATTCATTTCGGTTTTACTACTTTTGAAGCTATGAAAATATTTAAAATTGCTTTTTGGATTCTTTGGAGAGTTTGGTTTTATGTTTTGATGGCCATTCCGATACTCATTATGTTCCCTTTTCTGGTCGTTTCTATTCTTTCTGAGAAAGGATATCCATATTTCTTTAAAATGGCTCGCATTTGGGCTAAATTTATCCTTTTCGGAATGGGTTTCTTTTATACCGTAAAACGGGAACAGAAGCTTATTAAAGGCAAAAGTTACATGATCGTGGCCAATCATACCTCGATGACCGATATTATGCTTACGTTGGCTATAATTAAAAATCCTTTTGTTTTTGTTGGAAAGAAGGAGCTGGTAAAGATTCCGCTTTTTGGATTTTTCTACAAGAGAACTTGTATTTTGGTTGATAGAAATTCTTCGAAAAGTAAAAATGAAGTTTTTAAAAGAGCTCAGAGTAGATTAAATCAAGGTCTAAGTATTTGCATTTTCCCAGAGGGTGGAGTTCCAGATGACGAAAGTATTTTGCTGGACGAGTTTAAAGACGGTGCATTCAGATTGGCAATCGATCATCAGATTCCGATTGTGCCGATTGTTTATCCAGATAATAAAGAGCGTTTTTCATATACTTTTTTGAGTGGAAGTCCAGGAAAGATGCGTGCTAGAATTTTGCCTTTCGTAGAAACAAAAGAATTAACAAGCGACAACAGAAAAGAATTACGAGATCAAGTTAGGAATATGATTTATAATGGTTTAATGGATTATCAAAAGGAATAACCATAAAAACATTATGTAAAATACAAAAGCCGGTAGACTTAATCAGTCTACTGGCTTTTCTTTGAATTAAAAACCCCCTATTTTTATTCAAAAGTTTATTATCTGTGAATTATTTTTTCTGAAATAAAACGCAGTACTTTTTTAAATCTTAATTTGGTTTTTCTTCGGTTTTTATTGTACAACAATTCTATTTTTTCTTTCATGGTTAAAAATATTAATGGTTGATAATAAATAGTTTAACTAAAAACTCAAGTTAATGCCATATTATTATGATGAAGAAAAACTAAAAAGGTTGCGTGTGAAATTTAAAAAAAATAAAAAATTGATAAAACCCGCTAGATGAAGAAAGCTAACGGGTTTTTACTCAAATAACCAACCAAAGTAAATTCTAAAAAAATACCAATATTGATATATGGCAGTATCAATGGTACACTGTTTTTTTAATAGATGAAGATTTTGTAGAAAGGTTGCGTCAAAATTTCATCTTATTTTTAAAAACAAAAAAACCGAGAGATTGTAAAAATCTTCTCGGCTTTTTAATAGTCTTTTTTTGACTTATTTTTTAAGTATTTGCCAATTCTTTTATGTGTTCTTTAATTTTAATTTCCAGTTCTTCAGCAAGTTCTGGATTATCTTTAATTAAAGTTTTAACTGCATCACGACCTTGACCTAGTTTTGTATCGCCGTAGCTGAACCAAGATCCTGCTTTTTTAACGATATCAAATTCAACAGCTAGATCTAAGATTTCACCCGTTTTAGAAACTCCTTCTCCGTACATAATGTCAAATTCGGCAGTTTTAAAAGGTGGTGCTACTTTGTTTTTAACAATTTTAACTTTAGTTCTGTTACCAATTACATTTTCACCGTCTTTAATTTGTGCAGAACGACGAATATCTAAACGTACAGAAGCGTAAAATTTAAGTGCGTTACCTCCAGTTGTAGTTTCTGGATTTCCGAACATAACACCAATTTTTTCACGAAGCTGGTTGATAAAGAAAACGGTACAATTTGTTTTACTGATAGTTCCAGTAAGTTTTCTTAAAGCTTGAGACATTAAACGTGCGTGAAGCCCCATTTTAGAATCTCCCATTTCGCCTTCAATTTCACTTTTTGGTGTTAAGGCTGCAACAGAGTCAATTACAACAATGTCTATAGCTCCAGAACGAATTAAGTTTTCGGCAATTTCTAAAGCCTGCTCTCCGTTATCTGGTTGAGAAATGATTAAGTTCTCGATATCAACATTTAATTTTTCAGCATAATTTCTATCAAATGCGTGCTCAGCATCGATAAAGGCGACAATACCGCCTGCTTTTTGAGCTTCTGCAATCGCGTGAAGCGTCAAAGTTGTTTTTCCAGAAGATTCTGGACCGTATATTTCGATGATTCTTCCTTTTGGATATCCATTAACACCAAGAGCTAAGTCAACACCTAATGAACCAGAAGAAATCGTTTCTACTTCTACAATGGCTCTGTCGCCCATTTTCATTACGGTTCCTTTTCCGTAGGTTTTGTCAAGTTTATCAAGCGTTAATTGTAGCGCTTTTAATTTGGCTTCTTTGTCTGAACTCATTTTTTTCTAAATATCTAAAATTATTATTTTGTCTTTCTGGATAAAAATAGGAAAATTCTCCTATAATTTTATTGATCAGTTTTATAATTTGTAAAATTACTTCTTTTTTGAAGTTTGATTGTTCCAAATTGTCACAAAATCAGTCTATAAAAATAAAGCCTTTAATTCTGTAGCGTCAGATGGTTTTATTTTGCCTGCAAGCAATAAACTCAATTGTTTACGACGAAGCGCGGCATCAAAACGTTGGATTTCTAGTTCGGTTTCTGGAATAATTGCTGGTACTTCAACAGGTCTTCCAGTGTCGTCTACAGCTACAAAAGTGTAGATAGCTTCATTGGCTTTTGTTCTATTTCCAGATTCGCGGTCTTCTACCCAAACGTCAATAAAAACTTCCATCGAACTTTTAAAAGATCTTGAAACTTTAGCCTCTACGGTTACAACGCTTCCAAGCGAAATTGCTCTGTTAAAAGCAACGTGATTTACAGAAGCCGTTACTACAATTCGGCGTGAATGTCTGCGAGTCGCAATACTTGCTGCGCGATCCATTCTGGCTAATAATTCGCCGCCGAAAAGATTGTTTAAAGGATTTGTTTCGCTCGGTAAAACTAAATCAGTTAAAATAGTTAGAGATTCTGAAGGATGTTTTGGATTCATTTTTTGAATAATAAATTTTGTTTTTCAGCCACAGATTTCACGGATTAAAATGATTAAAAAAAATCTGTGAAAATCTGTGAAATCTGTGGCTAACTTTTTAATAATTGAAACTGATTAATTCAACCAGTAAACAGCCATTACAGCTGGTATAAAATATATAACAATGGTTCTCGCACCATCGTAATCTTTTGCAAGTCTTTGTCCGAAAAGCATCATTAACAAACAAATACATGAAAATATAGCTCCGTAAAAACCAAATTCTCTTCCGTTATTTGTGAATAATTGAATACCTCCAACAACGCACAAGATTCCAGAAATTAATTCTAAAATTAGTAAATGTAAAAGAGCTAATGGAACTTGATTTTTTAATGGAGTTTTGGCAAAATGCTCTTTAAGCCAAGCTACATTATCTTTCCAATAAAAAATTTTTTCGTAACCTGATTGTAAAAAAGTTAAAGCTAGAAAAGCTAAAAGTAGAATTGAGGCAACATTGTTCATTATGAATTATTTTTTATGAATTAAACGAGTCAACTTGATTGATAAATCGGTGAGGATTATTTTCGCATTTCCATTTCTTTCAATATGATACATGGCATCTGAAAGTTCTTTGAATATTTCGTGAATGTTATTTCCGTTTACGAAGGGAGCAAAATTTTCCAATTTAAATTTATCTACTTTCGGTTCAATGTAAACTAAACTTTGCGCTTGGTAATTTAACATCAAGGCTTGTCGGAACATTTCGATACAGTATTGAATAAATTTTTTCTGACTTTCGCGTCCTAGCGCAGCAATCTGTTCACTCCAAGAAATTAAATCTTGAATAGCCGCAGCATTTCCTTTTGCTCTAAAAGCGGCGCGAACCCAATTGACAAACCATTGCTCGAATGGAAGATCATCATCATCTTCTTTTAATAAGTGAAGTGCTTTATTAAAATTTCCTTGTGCTTGATGCGCAATTTTTTTGGCTAGATTCGAATCTATATTTTCTTGTGCAACCAAAGCCTCAGCGATTACTTTTTCTGGAAGTCCGTTAAAGTGAATTACCTGGCAACGTGAACGTATGGTTTGGATAATATCTTCTTCATTTTCAGAAATCAGAATAAACATTGTTTTGTCTGATGGTTCTTCTAAAAGTTTTAAGAGTTTATTTGATGTCGCTATATTCATTTTATCTGCCATCCAGATAATCATGATTTTATAGCCGCCTTCGTAAGATTTTAGCGAAAGTGATTTTAAAACTTCCTGTGCATCTTCTACACGAATTTCTCCTTGTTTGTTT
It encodes:
- a CDS encoding acyl-CoA thioesterase, which codes for MNPKHPSESLTILTDLVLPSETNPLNNLFGGELLARMDRAASIATRRHSRRIVVTASVNHVAFNRAISLGSVVTVEAKVSRSFKSSMEVFIDVWVEDRESGNRTKANEAIYTFVAVDDTGRPVEVPAIIPETELEIQRFDAALRRKQLSLLLAGKIKPSDATELKALFL
- a CDS encoding ATP-binding protein; this encodes MQFSQILGQDYIKSHLIKSVASGRIPHAQLFVGPEGSGTLITAIAYAQYILCNNTGDENSNGNDSCNLKFDNISHPDLHFIYPTVTTEDVKTKPKSLDFIQDWRGFIQEMPYGGLFDWYKILGVQNKQGEIRVEDAQEVLKSLSLKSYEGGYKIMIIWMADKMNIATSNKLLKLLEEPSDKTMFILISENEEDIIQTIRSRCQVIHFNGLPEKVIAEALVAQENIDSNLAKKIAHQAQGNFNKALHLLKEDDDDLPFEQWFVNWVRAAFRAKGNAAAIQDLISWSEQIAALGRESQKKFIQYCIEMFRQALMLNYQAQSLVYIEPKVDKFKLENFAPFVNGNNIHEIFKELSDAMYHIERNGNAKIILTDLSIKLTRLIHKK
- the recA gene encoding recombinase RecA, coding for MSSDKEAKLKALQLTLDKLDKTYGKGTVMKMGDRAIVEVETISSGSLGVDLALGVNGYPKGRIIEIYGPESSGKTTLTLHAIAEAQKAGGIVAFIDAEHAFDRNYAEKLNVDIENLIISQPDNGEQALEIAENLIRSGAIDIVVIDSVAALTPKSEIEGEMGDSKMGLHARLMSQALRKLTGTISKTNCTVFFINQLREKIGVMFGNPETTTGGNALKFYASVRLDIRRSAQIKDGENVIGNRTKVKIVKNKVAPPFKTAEFDIMYGEGVSKTGEILDLAVEFDIVKKAGSWFSYGDTKLGQGRDAVKTLIKDNPELAEELEIKIKEHIKELANT
- a CDS encoding DoxX family protein — encoded protein: MNNVASILLLAFLALTFLQSGYEKIFYWKDNVAWLKEHFAKTPLKNQVPLALLHLLILELISGILCVVGGIQLFTNNGREFGFYGAIFSCICLLMMLFGQRLAKDYDGARTIVIYFIPAVMAVYWLN